AACTCCTCGCCAATCGTATACACGTCAGCGATTTCTGCGAAGGCCTAGCGGCCGTAGGCGGCCGCGCCGGATGATGCCGGCATGGTGCGTCACGGATGGCCGACGATGGCAGGGGCTATGACCAGGGTGGAGTCGCGGTCGAACTTCGTGGCGACGTGTTCCTCCGGCAGTTCGACGCGGCAGCGGCGGCAGTGTAGACACAGAATCGGTGCGCACGTATTATGTGCATGTGAATCTGACCCTCTCTGTCGACGAGCAGATCGTAGCGCGTGCGCGAACCACGGCCGCGGCCATGGGCCTGAGCCTCAATCAGGCGGTGCGGGACTACCTGGCCGAACTTGCCGGACAGTCCTCGCCGGACGCCGACCTCGCCGAGATCGAACATCTCTCCCTGGCCGCCCGCGGCAATCGGAGTGGCTGGCGCTTCGACCGCGCCGAACTGCACGATCGTGCGTAGCTTTTTCGACACCAATGTTCTGGCCTATACCGACGACGCGGGCGAGCCGGAAAAGCAGGCAGCCGCGCTGAAGCTTCACGCCGCGTGCCACCGCCGCGGTCAAGCGGTCGTGTCCACCCAGGTCTTGCAGGAGTACTTCGTCACCGTGACCCGAAAGATGGGCGTGGATCCGGTCATCGCGCGCCGCAAGATCGAGTTGTACGGCCGCATGAACGTGGTGGTTAACCAGCTCGATGACGTATTGGCCGCCGTCGACTTGGCGCGCCTCCACACGCTGTCTTTCTGGGATGCGCTGATCGTGCGGGCCGCTCAGCAGGGCGAGTGCCGGGTGATCTATTCGGAGGACATGCAGCACGGCTGGAAGGTCGATGGCATTGAGGTGGTGAACCCGTTCGCCGAACCGGCTTGACGATCTCTCCGAGGCGGCCGCCGACCACCCACCTCTACTCCGCTGTCGCTTGTGTCCCTTGTGTCCAACTGCGTCACGGTGCGCCACATCTTGTCGAATGACGGCGCCCCGCGTCTTGCCGACGCGAGATCGAATTGATTGGTCAGGGGCGGCTTTCGAACAGGTCGAGCTGGCGGGGGGCTGACTGCTCGGGATCGGGGTGCAACTGGTCCATCCGCAACAGCTCGCCGGCGGTGAAGAGCTGATCGCGGAGCGCCGTGCGCCCGGCCTCATCGAGGCGGCCGCCTCTGGTTTCAGCGTGTTCGGACAGGACGGCGAGGATCGAGCGGTCGGGTATGGCATCGTTGTCGAGCAGGTCCGCGCTGTGGCTGGTTACCACTACCTGTGCCATCTGCGCGGCGTCGGTGAGGCTGTCGATGAGAACGGCGGCGTCGGCGGGATGCAGGGCGCTTTCCGGTTCCTCGATGCCTACCAGGTGTCCGTGACCCATCGATTCGCCATTGCCCTGAAACAGCGCCACCAGCACGCCGAGCGCACGCAGCGTGCCGTCTGACATATTGCTGGCCGGGAACCGCCAAGGATGCTTGGCGCCCCGCACATCCTGCCGGAAGCCGAGCGTGAGCTTGGTGCCCATCGATCGCGCGTCAACACCGGTGACTCCAGGCGTGATCGCCGCAAGATACTCTTCGAAGTCTGTCTTGCGGTCTCCGACGTTGGAGAGCACGCTGGCGAAGTTGCTTCCATCCCGTTTCAGGAGATCACCCGGGTCAGGAGCCTATAATCCACGGCCATCAATCTCATCACAGTCAACTCCATCCATCGCAGTCGTTGGATTTGCTTCTGTGGCTCTTGCAGAACGCTTCGAGGTTAGGTCCGATTGACCGACGACACTCCTTATCTGAAATCGTGAACGCAGTACAACGAACGGCTTGATCTCAATCAGCTTCCGTTGTTCAGTCGTCAACTCAACTCCCTTTTTTCGAATCCCTGTCTTCGATGGCTATGCTGCTCATTCCGGAAACCTCCTATCGGCGGACAGTTTCCCAAGAATGAAGTTACCGTTGATTAACCTTCCTCAATTCTAAGCCTCAACCGGGCGGTCAAGTCCTCTTGGAATTTCGACAACGTATCCTCGGTCCATCCAAGGTGCGGATAATGATTGGTATCGAAATGAAGGTCATCCAACTGTGGTCCCCGACATGTCCACACCACCGGCAGATTGAGTCCCTTCGCCAGTCCTGCCTCATAGTAAACACTGCCGCGAGCACCATCCTTTCCGTGTGTGAAATCCGCAACTATCAAACGAGACCTTCTGATCTCAAGCTCAATCCTGTCGGAAACCTTATCCTGATTCGACAAATCTTCATCGACGAAGTAAGGCTTCAGTCCAGC
This genomic interval from Spirochaetaceae bacterium contains the following:
- a CDS encoding DUF6364 family protein, which encodes MNLTLSVDEQIVARARTTAAAMGLSLNQAVRDYLAELAGQSSPDADLAEIEHLSLAARGNRSGWRFDRAELHDRA
- a CDS encoding PIN domain-containing protein, whose product is MRSFFDTNVLAYTDDAGEPEKQAAALKLHAACHRRGQAVVSTQVLQEYFVTVTRKMGVDPVIARRKIELYGRMNVVVNQLDDVLAAVDLARLHTLSFWDALIVRAAQQGECRVIYSEDMQHGWKVDGIEVVNPFAEPA
- a CDS encoding AAA family ATPase, which gives rise to MLSNVGDRKTDFEEYLAAITPGVTGVDARSMGTKLTLGFRQDVRGAKHPWRFPASNMSDGTLRALGVLVALFQGNGESMGHGHLVGIEEPESALHPADAAVLIDSLTDAAQMAQVVVTSHSADLLDNDAIPDRSILAVLSEHAETRGGRLDEAGRTALRDQLFTAGELLRMDQLHPDPEQSAPRQLDLFESRP